In one uncultured Methanoregula sp. genomic region, the following are encoded:
- a CDS encoding IS5 family transposase → MSGFGDYFLHQEYTKIAGLGNKLGEIRDIIDWEKFRPILNDMYRDNKEIGGRPHNDEILMIKMLVLAGWHGLSDYEVELLAIDRLSFRHFLGYPEKIPDRSTVWLFRENLTNHGKIHLIWDELQRQLDEQGYSIKRGTIQDASFITSDPGHAKADKPRGDVAKTRRSRDGTWARKGNKSEFGYKLHSLIDKEYQFVRRFDTSTASLHDNQIDLSQKGETVYRDKGYFGTVPFASIDKTMKRSVRGKPISTKDKRRNRAISRTRSLVERPFAVIKRVFHAGHVMVTTHLRVHAKNLFACFSYNLFNLVTVQKNHTV, encoded by the coding sequence ATGAGCGGGTTTGGGGATTATTTTCTGCATCAGGAATATACCAAGATCGCCGGACTGGGGAACAAGTTAGGAGAGATCCGGGACATAATCGATTGGGAGAAATTTCGTCCGATCCTCAACGATATGTATCGGGATAACAAAGAGATCGGAGGCCGACCCCATAACGATGAGATCCTCATGATCAAGATGCTCGTTCTTGCCGGCTGGCATGGCTTATCAGATTATGAGGTAGAACTCCTTGCCATAGACCGGTTATCGTTTCGACATTTTCTCGGGTATCCGGAGAAAATCCCCGATCGATCGACGGTATGGTTATTCCGGGAAAACCTGACGAACCACGGAAAGATCCATCTCATCTGGGATGAACTCCAGCGACAATTGGACGAACAAGGCTATTCGATAAAACGAGGTACCATTCAGGATGCATCGTTCATCACATCCGATCCCGGCCACGCCAAGGCAGATAAGCCCCGGGGAGATGTTGCAAAAACCCGACGAAGCCGGGATGGAACCTGGGCCAGGAAAGGTAACAAATCAGAATTTGGATACAAACTCCATTCACTCATCGACAAAGAATACCAGTTTGTCCGAAGATTCGATACATCAACTGCATCACTTCATGACAACCAGATTGATCTCTCGCAAAAAGGTGAAACGGTATACCGGGACAAAGGATATTTCGGAACCGTCCCTTTCGCCTCCATCGACAAAACAATGAAACGATCGGTTCGTGGTAAACCGATCTCAACGAAAGACAAACGCAGAAACCGGGCGATCAGCAGAACACGGTCTCTCGTTGAACGACCGTTTGCAGTGATCAAACGGGTGTTTCATGCTGGGCATGTGATGGTGACTACACACCTCCGGGTCCATGCTAAAAATCTCTTCGCCTGTTTCTCATACAATCTCTTTAATCTCGTAACTGTTCAAAAAAATCATACGGTCTAG